In Dama dama isolate Ldn47 chromosome X, ASM3311817v1, whole genome shotgun sequence, one genomic interval encodes:
- the RTL5 gene encoding retrotransposon Gag-like protein 5 isoform X2 has protein sequence MSEAAGNLNSLRMANVALREELNALRGENANLGLQLGRALAEVNSLRGNVSSYMRWPVPGVPALSEENFEFPLSEIDAAPEGELPFLCWPPPRTEPEYAPDELLISVIQDCGTSGAPTDPPPMPSPPPPALPPPPAKELPPQPLLPPLERPEIEPFSGDPVYLAEFLMQLETFIADHEDHFPGGAERVAFLISFFAGEAKDWAVSVTQEGSPLHANFPRFLDEIRKQFCGPIPPSVAKKAIRKLKQGDCTLGSYADAFQFLAQFLSWDDCRLQNQFLKGLSEFFRKELLWSTEMADLDELILECVEIERKVRVPKPMPLPGVRNIFFPFAADRNLEGEEGEECHSGDEDEEARKRRILNKDQRRRVRALQQETRGEEEEKRRKREEEMRKELKQKGEEDREEEEEEEAEEEEAKEEEEEEGMRKKRKKEEEDQSKDKKEEEHEGGRQEPEQEPEQEPEQEQETEDETQDDDLDELMEMEPTYANASSQTSGYYHENFLDVSPPIIQPSRRRNQNRLPLLEGLPGTNSPFYSSPPLIRRAGRLGQRQIRRRPPVLFRLTPRQGGHRAARGRIRV, from the coding sequence ATGTCCGAGGCGGCCGGGAATCTCAATAGCCTCCGCATGGCGAACGTGGCCCTGCGAGAAGAATTAAATGCCCTTCGCGGGGAGAACGCCAATCTGGGCCTTCAGCTCGGCAGAGCCCTGGCCGAGGTCAATTCCTTGCGGGGCAATGTCTCGAGCTACATGCGCTGGCCGGTCCCCGGGGTGCCCGCCCTTTCTGAGGAGAACTTTGAGTTCCCGCTCAGTGAGATCGACGCTGCTCCCGAGGGAGAACTGCCCTTCCTGTGCTGGCCTCCCCCGCGCACCGAGCCCGAGTATGCCCCGGACGAACTGTTGATTAGCGTGATCCAGGATTGCGGCACCTCCGGCGCACCCACCGACCCACCCCCGATGCCCAGTCCACCCCCGCCGGCgctgcccccgcccccggccaaGGAGCTGCCCCCGCAGCCTCTTCTGCCGCCGCTGGAGCGGCCTGAGATAGAGCCCTTCTCGGGCGACCCAGTCTACCTGGCTGAATTCTTGATGCAGCTAGAGACTTTCATAGCCGACCATGAGGATCATTTCCCCGGGGGAGCTGAGCGGGTGGCCTTTCTGATCTCCTTTTTCGCTGGTGAAGCCAAGGACTGGGCCGTCTCAGTCACCCAGGAAGGGAGCCCCCTGCATGCCAACTTTCCGCGCTTCCTGGATGAAATCCGTAAGCAATTCTGTGGCCCCATTCCCCCAAGCGTGGCAAAAAAAGCCATCCGCAAGCTCAAGCAGGGAGACTGTACCCTGGGCAGCTATGCAGATGCTTTTCAGTTCCTGGCTCAATTCTTGTCTTGGGATGACTGCCGCCTTCAAAACCAGTTCCTCAAAGGCTTATCAGAGTTCTTCCGCAAGGAGCTCTTATGGTCAACTGAAATGGCCGACCTGGACGAGCTGATTCTCGAGTGTGTGGAGATAGAAAGAAAAGTGCGTGTCCCCAAGCCAATGCCACTCCCTGGGGTTCGCAATATCTTCTTCCCTTTTGCAGCAGACCGTAATCTCGAAGGTGAAGAGGGAGAAGAGTGCCACAGTGGGGATGAAGATGAAGAGGCACGCAAGCGCAGGATTCTCAACAAGGACCAGCGGAGGCGCGTGAGAGCTCTCCAGCAAGAGAccaggggggaggaggaggagaagaggaggaagagggaggaagagatgaGGAAGGAGCTGAAACAGAAAGGGGAGGaggacagagaggaggaggaagaagaggaggcggAAGAAGAGGAGgcgaaagaagaggaggaagaggaggggatgaggaagaagaggaagaaggaggaggaagatcaGAGTAAGGATAAGAAAGAAGAGGAACATGAGGGTGGCCGTCAGGAACCAGAGCAGGAGCCCGAGCAAGAGCCCGAGCaggagcaggagacagaggatgagacccAAGATGATGACCTGGATGAGCTGATGGAGATGGAGCCCACCTATGCCAACGCTTCATCCCAGACTTCTGGCTACTATCATGAAAACTTCCTAGATGTGTCGCCTCCCATCATACAGCCCAGCAGACGGAGGAACCAGAATCGACTCCCACTTCTGGAGGGCCTTCCAGGTACCAATTCACCATTCTACAGTTCACCGCCACTGATTCGCCGCGCAGGTCGCCTGGGGCAACGCCAAATCCGACGCCGTCCCCCAGTGCTTTTTCGCCTCACTCCGAGGCAGGGGGGCCACCGGGCTGCACGGGGCCGTATTCGCGTGTGA
- the RTL5 gene encoding retrotransposon Gag-like protein 5 isoform X1: protein MSEAAGNLNSLRMANVALREELNALRGENANLGLQLGRALAEVNSLRGNVSSYMRWPVPGVPALSEENFEFPLSEIDAAPEGELPFLCWPPPRTEPEYAPDELLISVIQDCGTSGAPTDPPPMPSPPPPALPPPPAKELPPQPLLPPLERPEIEPFSGDPVYLAEFLMQLETFIADHEDHFPGGAERVAFLISFFAGEAKDWAVSVTQEGSPLHANFPRFLDEIRKQFCGPIPPSVAKKAIRKLKQGDCTLGSYADAFQFLAQFLSWDDCRLQNQFLKGLSEFFRKELLWSTEMADLDELILECVEIERKVRVPKPMPLPGVRNIFFPFAADRNLEGEEGEECHSGDEDEEARKRRILNKDQRRRVRALQQETRGEEEEKRRKREEEMRKELKQKGEEDREEEEEEEAEEEEAKEEEEEEGMRKKRKKEEEDQSKDKKEEEHEGGRQEPEQEPEQEPEQEQETEDETQDDDLDELMEMEPTYANASSQTSGYYHENFLDVSPPIIQPSRRRNQNRLPLLEGLPAIFSGESSRRRPAILQGCGLCLLMANMLALLPMSLSEKSKGQVPCTHTYRDPSSQALPVPMVLFILSPFSLGRGKSR from the exons ATGTCCGAGGCGGCCGGGAATCTCAATAGCCTCCGCATGGCGAACGTGGCCCTGCGAGAAGAATTAAATGCCCTTCGCGGGGAGAACGCCAATCTGGGCCTTCAGCTCGGCAGAGCCCTGGCCGAGGTCAATTCCTTGCGGGGCAATGTCTCGAGCTACATGCGCTGGCCGGTCCCCGGGGTGCCCGCCCTTTCTGAGGAGAACTTTGAGTTCCCGCTCAGTGAGATCGACGCTGCTCCCGAGGGAGAACTGCCCTTCCTGTGCTGGCCTCCCCCGCGCACCGAGCCCGAGTATGCCCCGGACGAACTGTTGATTAGCGTGATCCAGGATTGCGGCACCTCCGGCGCACCCACCGACCCACCCCCGATGCCCAGTCCACCCCCGCCGGCgctgcccccgcccccggccaaGGAGCTGCCCCCGCAGCCTCTTCTGCCGCCGCTGGAGCGGCCTGAGATAGAGCCCTTCTCGGGCGACCCAGTCTACCTGGCTGAATTCTTGATGCAGCTAGAGACTTTCATAGCCGACCATGAGGATCATTTCCCCGGGGGAGCTGAGCGGGTGGCCTTTCTGATCTCCTTTTTCGCTGGTGAAGCCAAGGACTGGGCCGTCTCAGTCACCCAGGAAGGGAGCCCCCTGCATGCCAACTTTCCGCGCTTCCTGGATGAAATCCGTAAGCAATTCTGTGGCCCCATTCCCCCAAGCGTGGCAAAAAAAGCCATCCGCAAGCTCAAGCAGGGAGACTGTACCCTGGGCAGCTATGCAGATGCTTTTCAGTTCCTGGCTCAATTCTTGTCTTGGGATGACTGCCGCCTTCAAAACCAGTTCCTCAAAGGCTTATCAGAGTTCTTCCGCAAGGAGCTCTTATGGTCAACTGAAATGGCCGACCTGGACGAGCTGATTCTCGAGTGTGTGGAGATAGAAAGAAAAGTGCGTGTCCCCAAGCCAATGCCACTCCCTGGGGTTCGCAATATCTTCTTCCCTTTTGCAGCAGACCGTAATCTCGAAGGTGAAGAGGGAGAAGAGTGCCACAGTGGGGATGAAGATGAAGAGGCACGCAAGCGCAGGATTCTCAACAAGGACCAGCGGAGGCGCGTGAGAGCTCTCCAGCAAGAGAccaggggggaggaggaggagaagaggaggaagagggaggaagagatgaGGAAGGAGCTGAAACAGAAAGGGGAGGaggacagagaggaggaggaagaagaggaggcggAAGAAGAGGAGgcgaaagaagaggaggaagaggaggggatgaggaagaagaggaagaaggaggaggaagatcaGAGTAAGGATAAGAAAGAAGAGGAACATGAGGGTGGCCGTCAGGAACCAGAGCAGGAGCCCGAGCAAGAGCCCGAGCaggagcaggagacagaggatgagacccAAGATGATGACCTGGATGAGCTGATGGAGATGGAGCCCACCTATGCCAACGCTTCATCCCAGACTTCTGGCTACTATCATGAAAACTTCCTAGATGTGTCGCCTCCCATCATACAGCCCAGCAGACGGAGGAACCAGAATCGACTCCCACTTCTGGAGGGCCTTCCAG ctattttctcaggagagagttccagaaggagGCCTGCCATTCTTCAAGGCTGTGGACTCTGTTTGCTGATGGCCAACATGCTGGCCCTGCTGCCCATGTCCCTGTCAGAGAAGTCCAAAGGACAGGTGCCTTGCACCCACACTTACAGGGACCCCTCATCACAGGCCCTGCCTGTTCCCATGGTGCTTTTCATCCTGAGCCCATTTAGCCTCGGCCGTGGAAAGAGCAGATGA